One Primulina eburnea isolate SZY01 chromosome 4, ASM2296580v1, whole genome shotgun sequence genomic window, ctattactatatatatattaataccaACACATAGCATgccaattttattttaaaattgttcAAATTAGTCTCACACACATTTTATTTAGATATAAATCACATCGATTAATCTCAcgtatataaatctataaaatcGTTTCACGAGATACTTATACCTACAAATAATATGTTTCATAGAGGAATGATACAGGAACTCGAATAAATAATAGTtgtatcttaaaaaaaaaaaaaagaatagttatgtcaaaaaaaatgaaaaaataaataaaataaaaataaaagtgatgTTCGCATATAAAATTGAAAAGTTATACATACAATAAGTAGATATCGTACCATAATCGAATAAAAATATGAAGCAAACACAAGCAttgtattttttcaaaaaaaatgaacgtgtaatatttatatttcaaaTAATTGATATAAGAAACAAAACTATAACTAAAAACTTCGGGAaagtatttaaatgtaatttaaaaaatataacttCGAATTTGATATTAAGTAACGTTAGCAAGAAATTTAATATCAACAAAATAATATGAGGTATCAATGGTATATTATGTTTCAACACATCCATACCTGAATAATCATGCTAATTAGAAGAGGTTGCATAACTATATGAAATGACAAATGCACACAATAACACAAATGGTTCCACGCAGCTTGTAGATCAAGTCATCAAACACAATAAACTCGCAAGAATCATTCTCTCCATCTTAGATAACATAAATTTTTAGAGCACGCGCGAATCGCTCAGAAGTGCTATGATGTAACACGAGCTTCTTAGGACATGAGAAAAGGCACAGTCAACTGGCTGCTGGAAATTTGCGGGCATAGCATAATACCATCACGAAGTCTTTTGCAGACGAGCCAATGTTGGCTGATGCTCTTTCTGTGCCAGTTGTTTGAAGCCAGAGTTCGACAAGATTATTCAGCGTTAGTGTGGGGATCACTGTCTGTCCCATGCATTTTATTTCGACCTACAAAGTTCAATAAGCAGACACATTAGTTGCTGTAAATATGACTTTATAGGCATAAGAATCACCATCTCAGAACTAAGGCCGCAAGTGAAAGAAAGTGAAAATAAATGAAGTTACTGATATTCAAAAATGAGAGACAGGAAATTGTGACTATATTTGCTAGATTGATGGTGCCAGAAGCCACATCTACTTGATCAGAATGGAATGAATTGAGTTACCTCATTTTCACTTGCAAGATCCAACTTCAATTTCAGGTATTTTTTAATCAGAGAAACCGGTACGCTCCCATCCCTGTGAAAATTGACGGATATAAtcagttatattttaaactGAATGTTGACAAGTACAAAACTTTTTATGGTTTTAGTGCGAGAGCCCATAAACCATCCCTTCATTCCTGTCTTTTTTCCTGTGTTCTTAATAATTCAGCTAAACTAAAAGAATTGGAAGtataacatatatattataAGATGCAGATGGGATTAAGTACAAAAACTCTTCATTTAATCACCTTGAACTTAAGGTGATTAAAAGACACTAAATCTTAATTTATAAGCTCGAGTTTCTGACTTATTCTTCATAATAGCAAATGCAGACTCCAACAAGAAGGCAAAGTTCGCATAGCAGAGCCTCCAAAAAGGAACATAAAGAAATATCTGCAATAATTCTACAAGTCTACAACACAGTTACTTGATAAATTTTCAACTGTGACAACCTTCAAAGAATCACAATGGATCCTGAGGGATTTATTATAATGGTACCGGCCCCACACATACTCAAGGATCTGTTTACAGGGTATGAGATCAATTGGTGCTAGTTCCTCGTCAGCCTTGGATTTATTTGCCTATGGGTGTGTTAGATCATTCGAGGATCCAGGGGTGATGGACAAATGGCAACTTAGCCAAAAGGACATGGCGTGGACAAACACAAGTCCAGCTTCCCAAGAAGAGAAGCTCTCTCATCGTGAAAAAATCACTGCTGATTAAGATCTGCAACTTACAGTCAACTATATCTTCGTAAAATGGTAGAACGCCATGCCAAGTttgaatttacaaaaaaaaaaaaaattcactgcTGATTAAGATCTGCAACTGACAATCAACTATATCTTGGTAAAATGGTAGATAGCCATGCCAAATttgaatttacaaaaaaaaaaatcgaaactcTCAACCATAGAAGCACGGAAACATTTCAGATCATTCCAAAGGAATTCCCAATACCGTGAGATTTAATTAATTGCTTGCACAACAGCTTGTAAAATGTGTTAAGTAACACTCTTCTCATGTACCATTGGCTGACAATTTTGTTGACATGCATCCAGATAGTTTAAGTTATAAGCCACTAATAATCTTGtgcaattctggtggagaatATAAGGACTAAAACATCCCAACAGGAACATATTTTCATTCAAAAGTATTTCTCCTTCAGAAGTTAGAGCAATAAAAGTTATCGTGCACTTACTTTATTCTTAGGTAACTAGAAGTAATCTGAGGCAAGGGTGCGTCTCCATCCCTGAAGATATAATACAGAAAATTACAAATGGCAGATAGTTGGCTTCAAAACGAAATGTCATTTCACATTCTTCTAAGGATATATGTGACTACTTACTGCTCATCAGATGCCACTAATGAGAACCAGACCGGATGATTCTTTTGGTCAAATCTAGCACAGGCAGCTTCGAGCAGAACCTGAGGTGGGACCCTGAATTCTCCAGAGTTTTCGCCCTTTTTCTGGCGACCTCTCCTCAATTTTTTAGGTTTTACCGATTCTTGTGGGGAGTGAAGAGTAGAGTTCTCAACTTGAACCTTCGATTTCAGCCTGTTTTCCTTATTTTTTGTCTTAGCGAGATCTCTCTCATTCTCATGGGATTCTGATTTAGTAGCAGATACTTGAGTTGTAAACTTTGAGGATTTGCTCCTATTCGCTGCATCCACCAAACACGTTAATGGTTTCCAAAGATCAAGTCTCCCCTCCCAAAGTTCAGAACGATTCTCCCCTCCTTTATCAGATGGCTCAGCAGCAGTAGATTTCTGCAGCATGAGGAATCAGagttgtagcaaatacaaaagtCTACAGAGTCCACGGATGAGGTCATATTCAAACTAATTGTAACTCTATACTTCACCTTTCGCGTAATCTGAGTAAATTTTGTTAAAATCTCCCGTGAGCTAGAGCTCTCAGGGTGGTCACTCGATTCTTCCTCTTTTCTAAGATGTTTCTCTGCAATGAAACTTGAACCTCTCGAAGCCTTTCTAGCAATGGATTTTGATCTTCTACCAGTCATCCCACTCTGCATCGAAACTCTTGGAGTGCTGACCACCAACGATGAGAGAGATCTTTCCTTTCTTTTGGCTGGAAAAGTGACAGGAGTCACGACCTCCAGAGCCTTCACCTGTATCCTTTTATAAGGGAATATTTTTGCTCTTATATCTTGCAAATTATGATCAGGCCTGATACACAATCATGAGTGAAATGATAAAGAAGAATGATGTAGCCCACGTTCAAACGACGAAATCTGAGGTGCACATAAAGTGCACAAATAAACAAGGTTATCCTTATAATTTTACTGCAATAAGTctgatagaaaaaaaaaaaaaaaggtacaTTATGTACAAGAAACAATGAGCTATTCACGATTTACATAGGAAAATTCACACGATCATGCAAAAAAATCCAGTATCGTACGCTAatgaaaagaaagaagaacatGCAGAGAAGTAAGCATAAGTGCGAGCTAGTGTGTGAGAAAGAAAGCGAGCAATGCTGACAACTAGCTACCTCAATTTCTCTAAAGGAGCACATCCCAGATCAATATCGCAAACTGGGCAGCAGTCCATTTCCTCATCCAATAGCTTCTTGAATATGCATTTCCTGCAAACTGGATAATATTTAAAGATAAAAGAATATCAGTTTCGTCGCCATTAAACAAGAAGCCAAGAAGAATATCACTCAGCAGATCTGTCAATTATAGGCGTAACGAGTTAATTGACATCAAGTAAACTTCAACACCATACGGATCATTAGATCAATGAAACGGGAAACTCACCTTATTCAGCTCACATGTATAAATCTATAAATCTAATCATTTATCCAGAGATAAATAAACTTCCCACCGAGCAGACAATAACTTAAGTCCACCGAGATGAATATGAATACAAAAATTCACACAAACAATCCATGAACACGTGCAGCTCCCAGATCGCTAGCACATGATCCCACAAAACAAAAAATGGAAATTGAATATAACAAACTCAACGAAAAAATCCCAGATGGCACAACCACCATCACACTCCAAAAGAAGTCATAATTCGAAGAACCCGCGCCAAATCACAAGAGAAATCCACGAATCCAAACAATTGTTGAAAAAGAAAAGCCACTCACACGTATGAAGGCATTCGATAATCGTAGTAGCATCACGAAACAGCTTGTGGCAGATAGGACACGTCATGCATGACGCCACGGACCCTCGCTTCGCTTTCACGACCTGATTCGGCATCGCACAACCAAATTCCCCGGAAATCAACACAAGAAAAACCACGAACGAGAGCCACCACGTATCCTACGCAGTGCATGCTATCGCCACCGCATGAGGCATGGGATTTACGTCCATCTCCACTGGCTCTATAACATCTGTATCAACCCCATAAACCAAAGCAAGATTATTACAACAACAGCAAACGACAAGCACCGTAACAATACGCGTGCGAATACAAGGGGGATTGCGCCAGCGATTATTGCTGCATCAATTGACCAGAAAAATCTGAGTATAAACAGCTGATTTGGGGGAAAGCTGGACGTGGGTTCTGGGGATTGACTCTCGCGGATGATCTGAGAACTGGGTCGCTGCGTAGCTGGGGTGTGACTCGAAATCGAGAAAGAGAGAGTATGAACAAAGAACAtgtagtaatatatatatatatatatatatatatatatatatatacattcgattttttttcattttatttcttataaaatattttaaaataaaaaaaaatctgattTTGCCAATGGATGATACGGTGGCACAAAATGTTATTAACCTAAACTGTGGGGCCGGAAATAACACCCGTTGTGGGGAGCTTTGGAGTTAAGCCGCATGCTATCATAATCTGTTGACGATTTTGCCCTCGTATTTCTAGTCAATTTGTCCTCCCCATTATTCATGGGTTAAATTTTTGGTCAAATTTAGATTTGGTATTAGAGTGGACACAATTTCCATGGAGAATCCGATCTGAACGAAGTAGagtataaataatatatatatatttactcgAGTAAATAAATGAGTAATTAAGTACGGCGACTGATTCAGTTCGACTCGAATAcccgattatatatatatatatatatatatatatatatataatgttatTTTTGTTGCACAATGATATTAGTCTTGggattaattatttataatattttttatttttttattattattctcaacaatttaataaatattcgTAACGTATTCGAAATAATTCCAATTTGATAAAATGCAATTATACGTGATGACAACATTGATGAAATTACATATAATAAATGAGcatgaaaatataatatatgacATCCTACTTAAAACCGGCAATTATCTTCTCTACAGTGAACTAaactatatataaattttacCTTTTCTGACATGGAAATGTTATCGGTAATAGTTTTATATTATGTCGAGATAAATAATGGATACTAGTGCATCGACACACGTGTTGCGtgcttgtataatattttttataattcattttatttatatttaaatgatgatcaaaatataattataaaaaatagtgaggaaattgaaaaataaaaaaatggaaaaataaCCTCAATAAGAATTGAACTTATAACATAAACACCAAGAAACAATAACTCTATCCACTGAACTACATATAACTTgcgttaaaattttaacattttattaatatatataattattaaaacatattAGATTTATTGCGATAAATGATTAGATTTATACATGTGAGTTAAACACCAAGAAACAATAACTTTATCCACTGAACTACATATAActtgcattaaaattttaacattttattaatatatgtaattattaaaacagaccATAACATCAAAATTAGTTATTCTAAATGtctcaaatttaataaaatagtatatataatatatcacaAATGATGATAATTTAGTCGGATGCACAAATGAAATGAGTaaagaattaaaagatttgTACACCGT contains:
- the LOC140830439 gene encoding E3 ubiquitin protein ligase DRIP2-like; translation: MPNQVVKAKRGSVASCMTCPICHKLFRDATTIIECLHTFCRKCIFKKLLDEEMDCCPVCDIDLGCAPLEKLRPDHNLQDIRAKIFPYKRIQVKALEVVTPVTFPAKRKERSLSSLVVSTPRVSMQSGMTGRRSKSIARKASRGSSFIAEKHLRKEEESSDHPESSSSREILTKFTQITRKKSTAAEPSDKGGENRSELWEGRLDLWKPLTCLVDAANRSKSSKFTTQVSATKSESHENERDLAKTKNKENRLKSKVQVENSTLHSPQESVKPKKLRRGRQKKGENSGEFRVPPQVLLEAACARFDQKNHPVWFSLVASDEQDGDAPLPQITSSYLRIKDGSVPVSLIKKYLKLKLDLASENEVEIKCMGQTVIPTLTLNNLVELWLQTTGTERASANIGSSAKDFVMVLCYARKFPAAS